A genomic stretch from Acinonyx jubatus isolate Ajub_Pintada_27869175 chromosome E2, VMU_Ajub_asm_v1.0, whole genome shotgun sequence includes:
- the SLC7A6OS gene encoding probable RNA polymerase II nuclear localization protein SLC7A6OS — MEAGRTAVLRVKRKRSAEAVEALVLSCKRLRRGGVESVAQKTPPEDVERGPENNVFQLVATVRSQEEPVQELVRAALRPSRGSQQRIRRELRASAREIRQEGRYRVISSRRSSGIPSGSLESEDVPGNPEATEDGSFQLFDLVHEEGDPETAAAAAAVSSKISDPDVILCNSIELIRERLAVSEDGPRIGHQEEQKDDYVYDIYYLEMATPGWIENILSVQPYSQEWELVNDDQQPEDIYEDDDDENSESNWRNEYPEEENSDGDEDSRGSDEYDSFSEEERGNSRPQMWSKYPLDVQKEFGYDSPHDLDSD, encoded by the exons ATGGAGGCCGGGAGGACTGCAGTGCTTCGCGTGAAGCGGAAGCGTAGCGCAGAGGCTGTCGAAGCTCTTGTCCTCTCTTGTAAGCGCCTGCGGAGGGGCGGCGTCGAGTCGGTAGCCCAAAAGACACCTccagaggatgtggagagagggcCAGAGAATAACGTCTTCCAGTTGGTGGCCACCGTGCG CTCCCAGGAGGAGCCAGTCCAGGAGCTCGTTCGAGCCGCCCTGCGCCCTTCCCGGGGCAGCCAGCAGCGTATCCGCCGAGAACTCCGCGCTTCGGCTCGGGAGATCCGACAGGAGGGCCGCTACAGGGTGATTTCTAGCCGCCGATCCTCAGGAATTCCGTCGGGTAGCCTAGAGTCCGAAGACGTGCCGGGAAACCCAGAAGCCACCGAGGACGGAAGCTTCCAGCTGTTCGACCTAGTCCACGAGGAAGGAGACCCAGagaccgccgccgccgccgccgcagtcTCCTCCAAA ATCTCTGACCCAGATGTGATCCTCTGCAATTCTATAGAGTTGATCCGTGAGCGGTTGGCTGTATCTGAGGATGGACCAAGAATTGGGCACCAGGAGGAACAGAAGGATGACTATGTATATGACATTTACTACTTGGAGATGGCCACTCCAGGATGGATTGAGAACATCCTCTCCGTGCAGCCCTATAGCCAGGAGTGGGAGCTG GTGAATGATGACCAGCAACCAGAAGACATttatgaagatgatgatgatgagaatAGTGAGAGTAACTGGCGCAATGAGTACCCAGAGGAGGAGAACAGTGATGGAGATGAAGATTCCAGAG GCTCTGATGAATACGACAGCTTCAGTGAAGAGGAAAGAGGCAACAGCAGACCACAGATGTGGAGCAAATACCCTTTGGATGTGCAGAAGGAGTTTGGCTATGATAGTCCCCATGACCTGGATTCAGACTGA